Within the Clostridia bacterium genome, the region GTCAAAATGGTCTTTATTCAAAGATCAAGAGGATACTCCTGGTTAAGAGCGCGTTCAATAGAGCAAATAAAAGAAGTCTGCGGTTTGGTAAAGAGCATAAGCCCAGAATCAATTATTATGGTTGATAATTGCTATGGCGAATTTGTTGACAAAATTGAACCAACAGAAGCTGGTGCTGATATTTTTGCAGGCTCATTAATAAAAAATCCGGGCGGTGGACTTGCGCCGACAGGCGGATATATTTGCGGCCGTACTGATCTTGTAGATTTGGTAGCCGGAAGACTTACTACACCTAATTTAAAAGACGAAGTAGGATCTTATTCAGCAGGTTACAGATTGTTCTTTCAAGGACTGTTTATGGCACCGCATACGGTTGCACAAACATTAAAAGGCTCTTTGCTTATAAGAGAAGCTTTCAGTTCTCTTGGCTATAAAGTTTTGCCTTCACCAAAAGAACATAATAATGATGTTATAACCTCAATAGAATTTGAAAATGAAGAGCAGTTAGTTGAATTTCATCGTGCTATTCAATATTGCTCTCCTGTGGATAGCTATGTAACACTTTATCCTTGGGATATGCCTGGATATAATGAACAAGTTATAATGGCAGCAGGAACTTTTGTGCAGGGCGCGTCAATAGAACTAAGCAGCGATTCACCTATAAAAAAGCCGTATATAGCTTACATACAAGGTGGGTTGACTTATGAGCATGTAAAATTAGCTGTAATGATGTGTCTAGAAAAACTTGATCTGATTAAATAAAAAAATAAATGGCTTTATAAATAAAATATAAAGCCATTATTTAATTATATATTATTTGTATCTTCTAATGAGACCAACTACAAGTCCTAAAATCTCTACGTCTTCAACAATTATAGGATCATATTTATCGTTTTCTGGCTGAAGTCTTATATGATTTTGTTCCATATAAAATCTTTTTACGGTTGCTTCACCGTCAATCATCGCTGCAACGATTTCACCATTATTGACAACTGATTGCTTTCTAACAACAATTTTATCGCCGTCTAATATACCAGCATTAATCATACTGTCTCCGCTTACGGTAAGCAAAAATAATTCGCCATCAGAAAACAAATCATTGGGCAGGGGAAAAACGTCTTCTACATTTTCTACCGCAGTAATTGGTGTACCTGCCGTAATTTTACCAACCAAAGGAATATCTACTGTTTCTTTTTTTGGAAAATCTGAAAATTCATTGAGAATTTCAATTGCGCGCTTATGGTTATCAACTTTTTTTATGTAACCGTAATATTGAAGTCTATTTAAAGAATAATAAGCTGTTGCTGTTGAAGTGATATTCAAAGCTTTACAAATTTCTCTTACAGTAGGAGGGTAGCCGTATTTGGTGCTATATCTTTTTAAAAAATCTAACACCTTTTCATCTTTTGGATCTAATTCTCTTCTATCCATGATCAACACTCCTTATGAGTTTATTATATATTATAACACAAAAAAAGCGACATGGCAAACATTCGTTTGATTAATCATCATCCCGTAATTTGACTTTTCTTGCGGCGTTTTTTCGGATTTCTACATCAAGTGCCGCATAATGTTTTTTTGTTGTGTTTACATCTCT harbors:
- a CDS encoding methionine gamma-lyase family protein is translated as MMKIKQFIDDCEQRCSEEYKKIDETALFNQKKVLDAFRECKIGLQHFNGSTGYGYGDSGREKLNEIYSKVFNSQKALVSPLISSGTHAISLCLYGILRPGDIMLSISGNPYDTLHEIILEKGNGSLTDFGIKYHQIELKDGNFDFESIKDYLSQNKVKMVFIQRSRGYSWLRARSIEQIKEVCGLVKSISPESIIMVDNCYGEFVDKIEPTEAGADIFAGSLIKNPGGGLAPTGGYICGRTDLVDLVAGRLTTPNLKDEVGSYSAGYRLFFQGLFMAPHTVAQTLKGSLLIREAFSSLGYKVLPSPKEHNNDVITSIEFENEEQLVEFHRAIQYCSPVDSYVTLYPWDMPGYNEQVIMAAGTFVQGASIELSSDSPIKKPYIAYIQGGLTYEHVKLAVMMCLEKLDLIK
- the lexA gene encoding transcriptional repressor LexA, coding for MDRRELDPKDEKVLDFLKRYSTKYGYPPTVREICKALNITSTATAYYSLNRLQYYGYIKKVDNHKRAIEILNEFSDFPKKETVDIPLVGKITAGTPITAVENVEDVFPLPNDLFSDGELFLLTVSGDSMINAGILDGDKIVVRKQSVVNNGEIVAAMIDGEATVKRFYMEQNHIRLQPENDKYDPIIVEDVEILGLVVGLIRRYK